The window GTTCCGAAAGCGAGTAGGAGGTGATCATGGTAGTTGCTCTGAGATAAGGGTCTTGGTCGTAGCGGGGGCGGTCTGGTGAGGAAGCCGGACAGCTAGGCGAGGTCGCGTCGGACAAACATCGGCAGGTTGATCGAACCAAGGCTTACCGCCGACGGGCTGGGCGCGGCCTTGAGCGACTCGTCGCGGGAGGTCCGGATGTGGTGGACCAGTCGGAGCTGCGCCTGCTCCGGGTCGCGGTCGGCCATCGCCGCCAGGATCGAGCGGTGCGCCGTGTTGGCCTCGATCACGCGCGAGACCGGGTGGGCGCCGCGTTGCGCCGTGAACATCAGCGACACCGCCCGGGTCTGCTCGAGGACCTGGATCAGTCGCTGGTTGCCGGCGTTGGCGATAATCAGCATGTGGAAGGCCATGTCGGCGGCCAGGAACCGACGCAGCCCCTCCCGGTCGAGCGCCGCGGCCCCGTCGTCCTCGATGCGTCGGAC is drawn from Posidoniimonas polymericola and contains these coding sequences:
- a CDS encoding GntR family transcriptional regulator — its product is MHRHSRHSQHVYANIRDKITTGELSPGEVMSEANLAKEYGLSRTPVGEALRQLANEGLVVQVPRYGTVVRQIPAEELEELFEIREALECLAVAKATERITCEGLDELESLCEAIDAEVRRIEDDGAAALDREGLRRFLAADMAFHMLIIANAGNQRLIQVLEQTRAVSLMFTAQRGAHPVSRVIEANTAHRSILAAMADRDPEQAQLRLVHHIRTSRDESLKAAPSPSAVSLGSINLPMFVRRDLA